The Oxobacter pfennigii genome has a window encoding:
- a CDS encoding ABC transporter permease, translating to MGIIVKFMLKNIAERKFRTFLILFSIIISSALFFASSAVAGTVEKMFVEQMKNVYGTADIIIQPGDKSPSSFFYMNRLEALTGYMDYAVGTVESIGIYRPNRDEEVRLSLKGINFEDLQIMNPVVLREELKNEPFTGKMIIIGIETAKKYNLKTGDTIDIEIRESKHKFLISGISETIGYFVEQGQNINAVIPRETLSSIYDSKGAVTTVYIKPKDPSMEMNLIDELSKLYKQYVVRETLTQQDIKSSSGGLTSSFMIMVVTLLLMSMFIIYTSFKVITMERLPVIGTFRSIGATKGMTGLMLILEGVFYGIIGGLLGCGLGIGILYLVTYLSSPIWLKGQEITLVYTLSQLVAAFLMAVILSFISSLIPIIRTSSIPVKDIVLNKVEKHSKPAVWLPILGIGLLLISIPVPFIPAKKFGVAIDAIGITAMMAGAVILIPYITGLFIKAFEKVYSYIFGNEGVLAVKNLKDNKNMVNNISLLSIGISTLLMINILSFSVSIEVLNAYGGWQYEIQMWTQNADRDTERIIETIDGVEDVYGESGIYNVNIAGTSEQIVYLQGADAREFPEFYSFTFEGDKKRMLEALDQGRNIITTNIFKDKYNLKEGDTIALKLGGGTKTYRVTGFFDSLMMNGSYALISERYFKLDTGERYLNQIVVKTDKDPDAVAQSIKERFKGMSLWIQTVKESERRNQESNQQLFSVLKGFSFMTMVVGIFGVLNNFLISFMERKRWLAMLRSIGMSRRQIIKMIFVESLTGGLIGGIAGIGSGILLILFVPNSHVIKEVAAPIPMHYSLSIFIYSLLSGMVITLIASIGPAVKSSKLNIIESIKYE from the coding sequence GTGGGCATCATCGTGAAGTTTATGCTTAAGAATATCGCAGAGAGAAAATTCAGGACTTTTCTTATTTTATTTTCTATAATTATATCTTCAGCTCTTTTTTTTGCTTCCAGCGCCGTCGCCGGTACCGTTGAAAAAATGTTTGTGGAACAGATGAAAAACGTATATGGTACGGCAGACATTATTATTCAGCCGGGAGATAAATCACCTTCATCATTTTTCTATATGAACAGGCTGGAAGCATTAACAGGCTATATGGACTATGCCGTAGGCACAGTGGAATCAATCGGTATTTACAGGCCGAACAGAGATGAAGAAGTCAGGTTAAGCTTAAAGGGAATCAACTTTGAGGATTTACAGATTATGAATCCGGTTGTACTCAGAGAAGAGTTAAAAAATGAGCCTTTTACAGGCAAAATGATCATCATAGGGATTGAAACAGCTAAAAAATATAACCTTAAGACAGGGGATACAATTGATATCGAAATTCGGGAGTCAAAGCATAAATTCTTAATATCAGGAATATCGGAAACTATAGGATACTTTGTAGAGCAGGGGCAAAACATCAATGCGGTTATTCCAAGAGAGACTCTAAGCAGTATTTATGATTCAAAGGGTGCGGTTACTACAGTATATATAAAACCTAAGGACCCTTCAATGGAAATGAATTTGATAGATGAACTTTCAAAATTGTACAAGCAATATGTCGTAAGGGAGACTTTAACTCAACAGGATATAAAAAGCAGTTCGGGAGGACTTACTTCATCATTTATGATAATGGTGGTGACGCTGCTTTTAATGAGCATGTTCATCATTTATACTTCCTTTAAAGTAATAACAATGGAAAGGCTGCCTGTCATAGGGACATTCAGGAGTATTGGGGCAACTAAAGGTATGACAGGTTTAATGCTTATTTTGGAGGGAGTTTTTTACGGAATAATAGGCGGTTTATTGGGATGCGGCCTGGGAATTGGAATTTTGTATCTTGTCACATATCTTTCTTCGCCCATATGGCTTAAAGGTCAAGAGATAACCCTTGTCTATACGCTCTCACAGCTTGTAGCGGCATTTCTTATGGCTGTCATATTGTCCTTTATAAGCTCTTTGATACCTATTATCAGGACATCATCTATTCCTGTAAAAGATATCGTCTTAAACAAAGTTGAAAAGCATTCCAAACCGGCAGTGTGGTTACCCATACTTGGTATAGGCCTGCTGCTGATATCCATACCTGTCCCTTTTATTCCTGCAAAAAAGTTCGGGGTAGCAATAGACGCCATAGGTATAACCGCCATGATGGCAGGAGCCGTTATTTTAATACCCTATATTACCGGCCTGTTTATAAAAGCTTTTGAAAAAGTATACAGTTATATCTTTGGCAATGAGGGTGTCCTGGCAGTAAAAAATTTGAAAGACAATAAAAATATGGTAAATAATATATCATTGCTTTCCATAGGCATTTCAACCCTGCTGATGATTAATATATTGTCTTTTAGCGTTTCCATAGAGGTACTAAATGCCTATGGAGGCTGGCAATATGAAATACAGATGTGGACTCAGAATGCAGACAGGGATACGGAAAGGATTATTGAGACAATCGACGGAGTGGAGGATGTTTATGGGGAGTCTGGAATATACAATGTAAATATCGCCGGAACGTCAGAACAGATCGTGTATCTTCAGGGAGCCGATGCCAGAGAATTTCCGGAATTTTATTCATTCACTTTTGAAGGCGATAAAAAAAGAATGCTGGAAGCTTTGGACCAGGGAAGAAATATTATAACAACAAATATTTTTAAGGATAAATATAACCTTAAGGAAGGGGATACAATTGCCTTGAAGCTTGGAGGGGGAACGAAGACCTACAGAGTAACAGGATTTTTTGATTCCCTTATGATGAATGGAAGCTATGCCTTGATATCCGAGAGATATTTTAAATTGGACACAGGGGAGAGATATTTAAATCAAATCGTTGTAAAGACCGATAAGGATCCTGATGCAGTAGCACAATCCATAAAAGAGCGGTTTAAAGGAATGTCTTTATGGATTCAGACGGTGAAAGAATCTGAAAGAAGAAATCAGGAAAGCAACCAGCAGTTATTTTCAGTATTAAAGGGGTTTTCCTTTATGACAATGGTGGTAGGAATATTCGGGGTACTCAACAACTTTCTGATAAGCTTCATGGAAAGAAAGCGATGGCTGGCCATGCTCCGCTCCATAGGCATGAGCAGAAGGCAGATAATAAAGATGATATTTGTAGAATCCCTTACAGGAGGGCTTATAGGAGGAATAGCGGGCATAGGATCAGGCATTCTTTTGATTTTATTCGTACCTAATTCCCATGTTATTAAGGAAGTAGCGGCACCCATCCCAATGCATTACTCTTTAAGTATATTTATATATTCCTTATTATCGGGTATGGTGATCACGCTTATAGCATCCATAGGACCGGCTGTAAAATCTTCAAAATTAAACATAATAGAGTCCATCAAGTATGAATAG
- a CDS encoding ABC transporter ATP-binding protein, translating into MNRSEKVEAVIEAVNVCKTYRFGSLDVDVLKNINMNIKKGEFVSIMGPSGSGKSTLLYLVGGLDKPTSGSIRVKGRELSAMQDSEESIMRRREIGFVFQFYNLIPNLNVEDNVMLPLLLDGKKIKDYKSRLKEILDIVELSDRSHHTPRELSGGQQQRVAIARALINEPDIILADEPIGNLDSNTGTEVMKLLKRINEEKSKTIVQVTHSSEAAQYGQRIIYVKDGKVWDK; encoded by the coding sequence ATGAATAGGAGTGAAAAAGTGGAAGCAGTTATTGAAGCGGTAAATGTATGTAAAACCTACAGGTTTGGAAGTTTGGACGTGGATGTCTTAAAAAATATCAATATGAACATAAAAAAAGGAGAATTTGTCTCAATTATGGGCCCTTCAGGTTCCGGAAAGAGTACGCTTCTCTATCTTGTAGGAGGCCTTGATAAACCGACATCAGGGAGCATCAGGGTAAAGGGAAGGGAGCTTTCGGCTATGCAGGACAGCGAGGAAAGTATAATGAGAAGAAGAGAAATAGGGTTTGTATTTCAGTTTTATAATCTTATCCCCAATCTTAATGTAGAAGATAATGTAATGCTGCCCCTGCTGCTTGACGGGAAAAAAATTAAAGACTATAAAAGCAGACTTAAGGAGATCCTTGACATAGTTGAGCTTTCAGACAGAAGCCATCATACGCCAAGGGAACTGTCGGGGGGACAGCAGCAAAGGGTTGCTATAGCAAGGGCTTTGATAAATGAACCGGATATTATCCTTGCAGATGAGCCTATAGGAAATCTTGACTCAAATACCGGTACAGAAGTTATGAAGCTTTTAAAAAGAATAAATGAAGAAAAGTCCAAAACTATAGTACAGGTTACTCATTCAAGTGAAGCGGCCCAATACGGACAGAGGATTATTTATGTGAAGGATGGGAAGGTGTGGGATAAATGA
- a CDS encoding HlyD family secretion protein, producing MKKMILIILAITAALMSSCAEETKQTNAPAEDIKKENAFVDASGTVKSKNIKNIIIDFPSSVEKVNVEEGQRVKKEDVLITLDFTDYNFQVIQIEQELKVSQMELQSLQDKVNKMGGDNPDIQKLQNDLKYAEELYASAQEEFDAQQKLYNSGYIPKQQLDEQKKGLDSKRKNMEDIKYAMDKIQHNKQEEAEKVKIQKEKLASLEYNLKSLREKLNRNYIIQNNIISELQNGLVYEIGYKSGDIISTDKKLLSIMDLDGLFIDVNIAEEFIKDVKPGAKVIIHPVADSSKVYNGEVYKIADMATRENGQTFVRAEITIENNDGFLLPNFNVDVEIKR from the coding sequence ATGAAAAAAATGATTCTGATAATATTAGCGATAACTGCTGCTCTGATGAGCTCCTGCGCAGAAGAGACCAAGCAGACAAATGCGCCGGCTGAAGATATAAAAAAGGAAAATGCATTTGTAGATGCATCGGGTACTGTCAAGTCAAAGAATATAAAAAACATTATAATTGACTTTCCATCATCGGTAGAGAAGGTGAATGTAGAAGAGGGCCAAAGGGTAAAAAAAGAAGATGTTTTAATTACACTTGATTTTACAGATTATAATTTTCAAGTTATCCAAATTGAGCAGGAGCTTAAAGTGTCACAGATGGAGCTTCAGAGCCTTCAGGATAAAGTTAATAAAATGGGGGGAGACAATCCCGATATCCAAAAGCTTCAAAACGACCTGAAATACGCTGAAGAACTTTATGCCAGTGCACAGGAGGAATTTGATGCCCAGCAAAAGCTGTACAATTCAGGATACATACCAAAACAACAACTGGATGAGCAGAAAAAGGGACTGGATTCCAAAAGAAAAAATATGGAAGATATAAAATATGCCATGGATAAAATACAGCATAATAAGCAGGAAGAAGCTGAGAAGGTAAAAATACAAAAGGAGAAGCTTGCATCTCTAGAGTATAATTTAAAATCATTACGTGAGAAATTAAACAGGAATTATATAATACAGAATAATATTATATCGGAGCTTCAAAATGGACTTGTTTATGAAATAGGTTACAAATCCGGTGATATTATAAGCACCGATAAAAAACTTTTAAGTATTATGGATCTGGACGGCCTTTTTATCGACGTAAATATTGCTGAAGAATTTATAAAAGATGTAAAGCCGGGAGCAAAGGTCATAATTCATCCTGTGGCTGACAGTTCCAAGGTCTATAATGGAGAAGTGTACAAAATTGCCGATATGGCAACCAGGGAAAATGGACAGACCTTTGTCAGAGCGGAAATTACCATTGAAAATAATGACGGCTTTTTGCTTCCAAATTTTAATGTGGACGTAGAGATTAAAAGGTGA
- a CDS encoding MBL fold metallo-hydrolase has translation MKIADGLEMLQLKAPHEDAPNFFNLTLLWDEDTAVLFDAGLPGQLKDIKDLIEKTGVSFGRLSKIFITHQDGDHIGSLKDIKDELGGKVETMSHGEERPYIEGDKMPIKMTLQRIAQIEAEINVLPEEEREKERAMYYIKGKIDCEVYDGQEFIICGGIKVIHTPGHTPGHICLYLKKYKALVTGDALNVVDGKLYGPNPIYTYDMEKALNSLKKLSDYDIQTVICYHGGIYNNNANQRIAELIQGEDVWVK, from the coding sequence ATGAAAATAGCTGATGGTTTGGAAATGCTGCAGCTTAAAGCACCCCATGAGGATGCTCCTAATTTTTTTAATCTTACCCTTTTATGGGATGAAGATACTGCAGTATTGTTTGATGCGGGATTGCCCGGACAATTGAAGGACATAAAAGATTTGATTGAAAAGACAGGCGTATCCTTTGGCAGGCTTAGTAAAATATTTATAACTCATCAGGACGGAGACCACATAGGAAGCCTTAAAGATATAAAAGATGAGCTTGGCGGGAAAGTTGAAACCATGTCTCATGGAGAGGAAAGACCATATATTGAGGGAGATAAAATGCCCATAAAAATGACGCTTCAGCGCATAGCACAAATAGAAGCCGAAATTAATGTCCTTCCTGAGGAAGAGCGTGAAAAAGAAAGAGCTATGTATTACATCAAAGGAAAGATCGACTGCGAAGTTTACGATGGTCAGGAATTTATCATTTGCGGAGGGATAAAGGTAATACATACACCCGGTCATACTCCGGGTCATATCTGCCTTTACTTAAAGAAATATAAAGCTTTGGTTACGGGAGATGCATTAAATGTTGTGGACGGCAAATTATACGGTCCTAATCCTATATACACTTATGATATGGAAAAGGCCTTGAATTCCCTTAAAAAGCTATCGGATTATGATATACAAACTGTAATCTGCTATCACGGAGGAATATATAACAATAATGCAAACCAGCGTATTGCTGAATTAATACAAGGAGAGGATGTATGGGTGAAGTAA
- a CDS encoding nitroreductase family protein, whose translation MEFLDLAKKRYSVRKYQNKKVEEEKLLKILEAGRIAPTAANAQPQRLIVVREEKGLEKLHKCARLYGAPLAVIVCANHDSSWKRPYDKKDTSDIDASIVTDHMMLEATELGLGTVWICYFAPEVLREEFNLPDNIEPVNILAIGYAEGEDALPDRHDTMRKPIKDTVVYETF comes from the coding sequence GTGGAATTTCTTGATTTAGCTAAAAAGCGTTATTCTGTACGAAAGTATCAAAATAAAAAGGTTGAAGAGGAAAAGCTTTTAAAAATATTGGAAGCGGGTAGAATTGCCCCCACGGCGGCAAATGCCCAGCCTCAAAGATTAATAGTGGTCCGGGAAGAAAAGGGCCTTGAAAAATTACATAAGTGCGCAAGGCTTTATGGAGCACCTCTGGCAGTTATAGTGTGTGCCAATCATGATAGTTCATGGAAAAGGCCATATGATAAAAAAGACACATCAGACATTGATGCTAGCATTGTAACCGATCATATGATGCTTGAGGCTACGGAATTAGGATTAGGCACTGTATGGATATGCTATTTTGCCCCTGAAGTTTTAAGGGAGGAATTCAATCTTCCGGATAACATAGAGCCTGTAAATATCCTTGCCATAGGATATGCGGAAGGTGAAGATGCTTTACCAGACAGGCATGATACTATGCGCAAACCCATAAAGGATACGGTTGTTTACGAGACATTTTAA
- a CDS encoding transketolase, which produces MEQGKIKDLLITATKIRKHSIEAVYSASSGHPGGSLSIADVLSVLYFDLMKVDANNPKWEDRDRLVLSKGHCSPALYGALAEKGFFSKDLIKTFRHIDSILQGHPDMKCVPGVDMSTGSLGQGISAACGMAVNAKIFDKNYRVYAIVGDGELEEGQVWEAAMFAAHYKLDNLTAFIDFNGLQIDGHVSEVMSPMPIDEKFAAFGWNVIKINGHDIEEIKNAAVKAAQVKGKPTAIIATTIKGKGVSFMENQASWHGSAPNKEQYEQAIKELDAYLESLGVK; this is translated from the coding sequence ATGGAGCAGGGTAAAATAAAAGATTTGTTGATTACCGCAACAAAAATAAGAAAGCATTCAATCGAGGCAGTATACAGTGCAAGTTCCGGGCATCCCGGAGGCTCACTTTCAATAGCAGATGTACTATCGGTTTTATACTTTGACTTAATGAAGGTAGATGCCAATAACCCTAAGTGGGAAGACAGAGACAGGCTTGTACTTTCAAAAGGCCATTGCAGTCCCGCCCTTTACGGGGCATTGGCAGAAAAGGGATTTTTCTCAAAGGATCTTATAAAGACTTTCAGGCATATTGACAGCATACTTCAAGGCCATCCCGATATGAAGTGCGTTCCCGGTGTGGATATGTCTACCGGTTCCTTAGGACAGGGAATTTCAGCAGCATGCGGTATGGCGGTGAATGCCAAGATATTTGACAAGAATTACAGAGTATATGCAATTGTCGGAGACGGAGAGCTTGAAGAAGGACAGGTGTGGGAAGCAGCTATGTTTGCCGCTCACTATAAGCTTGATAACCTTACAGCCTTTATAGATTTCAACGGCCTGCAGATAGACGGACACGTATCTGAGGTCATGTCACCAATGCCCATTGATGAAAAATTCGCAGCCTTTGGATGGAACGTAATCAAGATAAACGGCCATGATATAGAAGAAATTAAAAATGCTGCAGTGAAGGCAGCACAAGTAAAAGGCAAACCTACAGCAATAATTGCAACAACTATAAAAGGCAAGGGAGTATCCTTTATGGAAAACCAGGCTTCCTGGCATGGTTCTGCTCCTAATAAAGAACAGTATGAACAGGCAATAAAAGAGCTTGATGCATACCTTGAAAGCCTGGGGGTGAAATAA
- a CDS encoding transketolase family protein, with amino-acid sequence MADNIATREAYGKALAEFGDKYEIVVLDADLSKSTKTDTFKKKFPERFLNAGIAESNMMSIAAGIASCGKVVFASTFAMFAAGRAFEQVRNSIGYPNLNVKIGATHAGITVGEDGATHQCLEDIGIMRTIPNMVVINPADAVEARAAVEAAIKHNGPVYLRFGRLGVPVIFDESQYNFELGRGVMLADGNDAAVIATGLMVHEALKAKEELKNEGIDLRVINIHTIKPIDKEIIIKAAKETGAIVTAEEHNILGGLGSAVAEVVAESYPVPVKRVGVEDKFGRSGKPAALLEMYGLTAKNIVEKVREAIKLKVK; translated from the coding sequence ATGGCAGATAATATAGCGACAAGAGAAGCATACGGCAAAGCTTTGGCAGAATTCGGAGATAAATATGAAATAGTAGTATTGGATGCCGATTTATCAAAATCAACGAAAACCGATACTTTCAAAAAGAAATTTCCTGAAAGGTTTTTAAATGCAGGTATAGCAGAGTCCAACATGATGTCCATTGCTGCAGGCATTGCAAGCTGCGGCAAAGTGGTATTTGCAAGCACCTTTGCAATGTTTGCCGCCGGAAGGGCATTTGAACAGGTGAGAAATTCCATAGGATATCCCAACCTCAATGTAAAAATAGGCGCCACCCACGCAGGCATAACCGTAGGCGAAGACGGTGCCACCCATCAATGCTTGGAGGATATTGGAATAATGCGAACCATACCAAATATGGTTGTCATAAATCCCGCCGATGCAGTAGAAGCAAGGGCAGCAGTGGAAGCCGCCATAAAGCATAATGGCCCTGTTTATTTAAGGTTCGGAAGATTGGGTGTACCCGTCATATTCGATGAATCACAATACAACTTTGAACTGGGCAGGGGTGTAATGCTTGCAGACGGAAACGACGCAGCGGTGATTGCAACAGGGCTTATGGTCCATGAAGCATTGAAAGCTAAGGAAGAGCTTAAAAATGAAGGAATAGACCTACGCGTTATAAATATTCATACCATTAAGCCCATAGATAAGGAAATAATAATCAAAGCTGCAAAAGAAACGGGGGCCATAGTTACGGCAGAAGAGCATAATATATTGGGAGGCTTAGGCAGCGCTGTTGCTGAGGTGGTTGCAGAAAGCTATCCCGTGCCTGTAAAAAGGGTAGGAGTGGAAGATAAATTCGGCCGCTCGGGAAAACCGGCTGCCCTTTTAGAAATGTACGGCCTTACCGCAAAAAACATCGTTGAAAAAGTAAGAGAGGCAATAAAACTTAAAGTAAAATAA